The DNA region CTTAAGGGAGCTATCTTGATAGGTATGGATTTGGATTCTGCCAAACAATTTGCGTCTAAAATGATGATGGGAATGCCCGTAACTGAGCTAGATTCTCTAGCCCAAAGTGCTATATCTGAAATGGCGAATATGGTTTGCGCTAATTCTTGTACAATATTCGCAACCTCTGGAATAACAGGTTTGGATATCTCGCCACCAACCCTACTTTTAGGTCCTGGGGGGCAGGTTAGACTTTCAGTTCCCAAAATTCTCTCTGTAACTTTTTCAGCCGATGGCATTAAAGTTAATGTCTACGTCGGATTATTTTAATTCTAATTCCAATAAGTTAAAATAAAAGATTGATACCGCTAGATTAAATTCTATGGTATCAATCTTTTTTATTAGTCTATCGGTCGAGAATTGTTTAAATGCTTTATTATTCTTGCAAGATGGTAGCCCAAACTATCTAGCCATAATAAACCTAATATCGTTTCATTGCCTTTTTCTGGCAACAGATTGCCTTGTGCAATATCTAATAGCACTTTTTCCCGACCAATTTTACGTTCGTTATATAATGATTTTGTTAATTCTTCAATTACGGCTGGTGCCTCAATAACCTTTTTACTCTCTAACCATCCCAGCGCAATTTTTATCTCTTCACTTAATATATATCTCGGTTCTTTTAACATTTCAGAACAACAGACAATTTCTGCCTTATATTCTTCTTGTAATAACTCAATTATCTGCTCTAAGTGATCAGTACTATGAACAATAGCTAAATAGCGCTGAAAATCTTCCGAGTTAACAGGCATTGTCGGTATTTTTTTAAAAAATTTACGAATATCTTCTAAGGCCAACTTAGCCATTTCTAAGTTTAACTCGCCCTTGTTTTGCGAATTTATTTCTTTTGGAAAAGCATTTAAAACAAAAATAGTTATTTCTACAACCGAACGGTATGAAGCTTCCATTGCAACTGCTGGAAACTGCGCAACTGTTTCATCTAAATATTTTGTTAATACGTTGTTTTTTTCTGGAATTAATTTTTCAGTAAAAGTAGCTAGAGTTTCAATAAATGGTAAAAAGATAATAATTCCAAATAGT from Succinispira mobilis DSM 6222 includes:
- a CDS encoding chemotaxis protein CheX, translating into MDVNAINPILTAFTTILPQIGFQQIEKISTNLEGSTLDNSGIMINIGVMGPLKGAILIGMDLDSAKQFASKMMMGMPVTELDSLAQSAISEMANMVCANSCTIFATSGITGLDISPPTLLLGPGGQVRLSVPKILSVTFSADGIKVNVYVGLF